The nucleotide window GTCGCGCATGGCCTCGGTCTCGCGGAAGGGGCTGGCGACCGAGCCGGCGTCGAGGTGGTCGCGGCCGATGACTATGGGCGCCTTGACCTCGCCCTTCCGCACCAGCTCGTTGAAGAGCAGGCCGGCCTTGTCGCGCTCCCCATAGCCGAGCCAGCAGATGCGCGCCGGCAGGCCCTGGAACGCGAACGTCCTCACGCCGTCCGTGAGCCAGCGGCGCAGCCCCTGGTCGTCGGGGAACAGCTCGAGCAGCGCCCTGTCGGTGCGGTAGATGTCCTCCGGGTCGCCCGACAGCGCGACCCAGCGGAACGGCCCGCGGCCCTCGCAGAACTGGTCGCGGATGAAGGCGGGCACGAAGCCGGGGTAGGCGAAGGCGTCGTCGAACCCGCCCTCCTTGGCGAACGCCCGCAGGTTGTTGCCGTAGTCGAAGGCCACGGCGCCGCGCCTCTGCATCTCGACGATCGCGCGGCAGTGCTCGGCCATGGCCTGCAGGACGCGCGTGCGGTAGGCCCTCGCGTCGGCGGCGCGCGCCGCGGCCGGGTCCTCGTCGGGAGCGAGCGGCGGCACGTAGCCGTAGAGGGGGTCGTGAGCGCTCGTCTGGTCGGTGACGAGCTCCGGGGTGAAGCCGCGCCGCACCATCTCGGGCAGCACCTCGGCGGCGTTGCCCAGCAGGCCGATCGACAGCGCGCGCCGCTCGGCCTTCG belongs to Trueperaceae bacterium and includes:
- the hutU gene encoding urocanate hydratase gives rise to the protein MSEKTVTVRAPRGAQRTAKGWIQEAAKRMLMNNLDPEVAEKPEELIVYGGRGKAARTWEDFHRIVATLDRLEDDETLLVQSGRPVGVFRTFPQSPRVIIANSNLVPRWATWEHFDELDRAGLMMFGQMTAGSWIYIGTQGILQGTYETFAAAARQRFGGSLEGTITVTAGLGGMGGAQPLAVTLNGGVVVAVEVDRERIERRIRTRDLHACTADLDDAHRQAERAKAERRALSIGLLGNAAEVLPEMVRRGFTPELVTDQTSAHDPLYGYVPPLAPDEDPAAARAADARAYRTRVLQAMAEHCRAIVEMQRRGAVAFDYGNNLRAFAKEGGFDDAFAYPGFVPAFIRDQFCEGRGPFRWVALSGDPEDIYRTDRALLELFPDDQGLRRWLTDGVRTFAFQGLPARICWLGYGERDKAGLLFNELVRKGEVKAPIVIGRDHLDAGSVASPFRETEAMRD